A genomic stretch from Sphaerodactylus townsendi isolate TG3544 linkage group LG15, MPM_Stown_v2.3, whole genome shotgun sequence includes:
- the METTL3 gene encoding N6-adenosine-methyltransferase catalytic subunit: MLVTYADHSKLSAMKGAVAEKKSPAEGVGPGGVKRRAEQEAGFPTSVPGAAPLALASSEPLKEPPKKSRKQASDVDLEIESLLSQQSTKEQQSKKVSQEILELLNTTTAKEQSIVEKFRSRGRAQVQEFCDYGTKEECMKANDADRPCRKLHFRRIINKHTDESLGDCSFLNTCFHMDTCKYVHYEIDACADLDALGGRELNSGQELVLPQAVGRDPSVDRLFPPQWICCDIRYLDVSILGKFAVVMADPPWDIHMELPYGTLTDDEMRRLNIPVLQDEGFLFLWVTGRAMELGRECLNLWGYERVDEIIWVKTNQLQRIIRTGRTGHWLNHGKEHCLVGVKGNPQGFNQGLDCDVIVAEVRSTSHKPDEIYGMIERLSPGTRKIELFGRPHNVQPNWITLGNQLDGIHLLDPDVVGQFKQRYPDGIISKPKNM, encoded by the exons ATGCTGGTCACTTACGCCGACCACTCCAAGCTCTCTGCCATGAAGGGGGCCGTGGCGGAGAAGAAGAGCCCGGCGGAAGGCGTCGGGCCTGGGGGCGTGAAACGGCGGGCGGAGCAGGAGGCCGGGTTTCCCACCTCCGTGCCCGGGGCGGCGCCCTTGGCCCTTGCGTCTTCTGAGCCGCTCAAAGAGCCCCCCAAGAAATCTCGCAAGCAGGCCTCGGACGTGGACCTGGAAATCGAGAGCTTGCTGAGCCAACAATCTACAAAGGAGCAGCAGAGCAAGAAG GTGAGCCAGGAGATCTTGGAACTGCTCAACACGACCACGGCGAAGGAGCAGTCCATTGTGGAGAAGTTTCGCTCGCGGGGCCGGGCCCAGGTGCAGGAGTTCTGTGACTATGGCACAAAGGAGGAATGCATGAAGGCCAACGACGCTGACCGGCCGTGCCGTAAGCTACATTTCCG ccGCATCATCAACAAGCACACAGATGAGTCGCTGGGGGACTGCTCGTTCCTGAACACCTGCTTCCACATGGACACCTGCAAATACGTGCACTACGAGATCGACGCCTGCGCCGACCTGGACGCCCTCGGTGGGCGGGAGCTCAACTCGGGCCAAGAGCTTGTCCTCCCCCAGGCAGTGGGGAGGGACCCCAGTGTGGACCGCCTCTTCCCCCCACAG TGGATTTGCTGTGACATTCGCTACCTGGACGTCAGCATCTTGGGCAAGTTCGCTGTGGTCATGGCCGACCCTCCGTGGGACATCCACATGGAGCTGCCGTACGGGACGCTCACCGATGACGAGATGAGGCGGCTGAATATCCCCGTGCTGCAGGACGAGGGCTTCCTCTTCCTGTGGGTGACTGGCCG GGCCATGGAGTTGGGCCGAGAGTGTCTCAATCTGTGGGG ATACGAGCGGGTGGATGAGATCATTTGGGTGAAAACCAACCAGCTGCAGCGCATCATCCGGACGGGGCGCACCGGTCACTGGCTGAACCATGGCAAGGAGCACTGCTTG GTTGGGGTGAAAGGGAATCCCCAGGGCTTCAACCAAGGTCTTGACTGTGATGTCATCGTGGCAGAG GTTCGCTCCACCAGCCACAAGCCTGACGAGATCTACGGCATGATCGAGCGCCTCTCCCCTGGGACCCGCAAGATCGAGCTCTTTGGACGGCCCCATAATGTCCAGCCCAATTG GATCACCCTCGGCAACCAGCTGGACGGAATCCACTTGCTGGACCCCGACGTGGTGGGCCAGTTCAAGCAACGGTACCCAGACGGAATAATCTCAAAGCCGAAGAACATGTAG
- the TOX4 gene encoding LOW QUALITY PROTEIN: TOX high mobility group box family member 4 (The sequence of the model RefSeq protein was modified relative to this genomic sequence to represent the inferred CDS: inserted 2 bases in 2 codons; deleted 2 bases in 2 codons) — protein MRITWPSVGQPTPSFLEPRPSTACRATGDERVRDPLPSAGPDLLPCGRFLTWWSRFEGAWVTRDRVGPPASGSPVWSAGKLDIPVGNQPAASWNKEAWTSPEPAEALAMDLDNPMGTQYSANPPVTIDVPMTDLMGHSQLTTIALIRAPVLSWGSAAEAEGHLCPLTYPVSSEAALHTLAFTSSMQEEEPEEIRRQVSTAKPMRVTCDXGPWHVSPVPTVVLDVGKKQKPTKKQKKKKDPNEPQKPVFRLHAFCSSRDLEATAIEGQNPSATFGEVSRIVASMWDSLGEEQKQVYKRKTEAAKKEYLQALAAYRDNQESQTVVETVEQDPSPLYSPAVALARGAAQRPAPRCPPAGSREAAPLGMVPTQPTMVVTSAAGPQSAGQTSITKIIIPKQMLPPSLAVTSQGGVVTVIPVMNHGGDTPGGSQLEASCRLETGATPDHHQLSRSWQPPAAAASFHALLPGKLQPXSLQQVPPAAPAQPVTILQQPPPLQAMQQPPLQRKVRLNLQQPPPPLQIKILPPPALQIQPLALRTEESSPERPGPDLQASPEPIEMITAEVVPEVESPMHMELVSESSWPLSQRPKLCRVWLRQGNQPVANSDWDNEYCSSECVVKHCRDVFLAWLASRNSNNVVFVK, from the exons ATGAGAATTACCTGGCCATCAGTGGGACAACCCACCCCTTCCTTTCTGGAGCCGAG ACCTTCCACCGCATGCCGAGCCACAGGAGATGAAAGAGTTCGAGATCCCCTCCCATCAGCTGGGCCCGACCTTCTTCCCTGTGGTCGCTTTCTGACGTGGTGGAGCCGCTTCGAGGGAGCCTGGGTGACCCGTGACCGCGTAGGGCCGCCAGCTTCTGGAAGCCCAGTATGGAGTGCAGGTAAACTTGACATCCCTGTGGGCAATCAGCCCGCGGCCTCATGGAACAAAGAGGCATGGACTTCTCCTGAGCCGGCCGAGGCGCTGGCCATG GACTTGGATAATCCGATGGGGACTCAGTACAGCGCCAACCCGCCGGTAACCATTGACGTGCCAATGACGGACTTGATGGGGCACAGTCAGCTGACCACCATCGCATTAATCAGAGCTCCAGTTCTCAGCTGGGGCTCAGCCGCAGAAGCTGAGGGCCATCTTTGCCCCCTGACTTACCCAGTCTCCTCTGAGGCGGCTCTACACACCCTCGCCTTCACCAGTTCCATGCAGGAGGAAGAGCCGGAAGAGATCAGGCGG CAAGTCTCCACCGCTAAACCGATGCGGGTCACTTGTG GCGGCCCGTGGCATGTCAGCCCGGTGCCCACGGTGGTCCTGGACGTGGGAAAGAAGCAGAAGCCGaccaagaagcagaaaaagaagaaagacccCAATGAGCCGCAGAAGCCCGTCTTTCGACTTCACGCATTTTGTTCTTCGAGGGACCTTGAAGCT ACCGCTATCGAGGGGCAGAACCCCAGTGCGACCTTTGGCGAGGTCTCCAGGATCGTGGCCTCCATGTGGGACAGCTTGGGGGAGGAGCAGAAGCAA gtTTACAAGCGGAAAACAGAGGCGGCGAAAAAGGAGTATCTACAAGCACTAGCAGCCTACCGAGACAACCAGGAGAGTCAG ACGGTGGTGGAAACAGTGGAGCAGGACCCGTCCCCTCTTTACTCCCCAGCGGTGGCCCTGGCCCGTGGCGCCGCCCAGCGCCCAGCCCCTCGCTGCCCACCCGCCGGCTCGAGGGAGGCAGCCCCCCTCGGCATGGTCCCAACCCAGCCCACCATGGTGGTGACCTCGGCGGCGGGCCCCCAGTCGGCCGGCCAGACCAGCATCACAAAGATCATCATCCCCAAGCAGATGCTGCCCCCCTCATTGGCGGTGACGTCCCAAGGGGGCGTGGTGACCGTCATCCCCGTCATGAACCATGGCGGTGACACTCCGGGAGGATCCCAGCTGGAAGCCAGCTGCAGACTGGAGACGGGGGCCACTCCAGATCATCACCAGCTTTCTAGGTCCTGGcagccgcccgccgccgccgcctctttcCATGCACTCCTGCCGGGCAAGCTCCAGC TCTCTCTCCAGCAGGTGCCTCCAGCGGCCCCGGCCCAGCCGGTCACGATCCTCCAGCAGCCGCCTCCCCTCCAGGCCATGCAGCAGCCCCCTCTCCAG AGAAAGGTGCGCCTGAACctgcagcagccgccgccccccctGCAGATCAAGATCCTGCCCCCGCCCGCCTTGCAGATCCAGCCCCTGGCCCTGCGGACGGAAGAGAGCAGCCCCGAGAGGCCGGGCCCCGACCTCCAGGCGTCCCCAGAGCCCATCGAGATGATCACGGCGGAAGTCGTGCCAGAG GTCGAGTCCCCGATGCACATGGAGCTGGTGTCCGAATCCTCGTGGCCTTTGTCCCAGCGCCCTAAGCTGTGTCGCGTCTGGCTGCGACAGGGTAACCAGCCAGTAGCCAACAGCGACTGGGACAACGAATACTGCAGCAGCGAGTGCGTGGTGAAACATTGCAG GGATGTATTTCTAGCTTGGCTGGCCTCCCGCAATTCAAACAATGTTGTTTTTGTCAAATAA